From a single Vitis vinifera cultivar Pinot Noir 40024 chromosome 18, ASM3070453v1 genomic region:
- the LOC100260849 gene encoding uncharacterized protein LOC100260849 isoform X1, with product MEWGNRVMSIAARAANNNTVINVLLVGSFAALTVRSVNQQRNIEALEAEKESLVKTNKALKKTVWDWKQQLFGEPQPVPLARLKAIYGEAPPLQTGDAEKEDSKSSVPKFMV from the exons ATGGAGTGGGGAAACAGAGTGATGAGTATTGCAGCGAGAGCAGCAAACAACAACACAGTCATCAACGTGCTCTTGGTAGGATCATTCGCGGCCTTAACCGTGAGATCAGTGAACCAACAAAGGAACATTGAAGCCCTAGAAGCAGAGAAGGAGTCGCTGGTCAAGACCAATAAGGCCCTCAAGAAGACCGTGTGGGATTGGAAACAGCAGCTCTTTGGCGAACCACAGCCCGTCCCTCTCGCTAGGCTCAAAGCCATTTACGGCGAAGCCCCACCTCTTCAAACTG GAGATGCTGAGAAGGAAGATTCAAAATCATCTGTCCCTAAATTTATGGTCTGA
- the LOC100243662 gene encoding UDP-galactose transporter 1, with product MEESLLCQWSAFRSLLAILQWWGFNVTVIIMNKWIFQKLDFKFPLSVSCIHFICSAIGAYLVIKVLKLKPLIVVDPEDRWRRIFPMSFVFCINIVLGNVSLRYIPVSFMQTIKSFTPATTVVLQWMVWRKYFEWRIWASLVPIVGGILLTSVTELSFNMFGFCAALFGCLATSTKTILAESLLHGYKFDSINTVYYMAPFATMILAVPAMVLEGPGVIDWFQTHESIGPALIIIFSSGVLAFCLNFSIFYVIHSTTAVTFNVAGNLKVAVAVMVSWLIFRNPISAINAVGCSVTLVGCTFYGYVRHKLSQQPPGTPRTPRTPRSRMELLPLVNDKLDDKV from the exons ATGGAGGAGAGTCTTCTTTGCCAGTGGAGCGCGTTTAGATCTCTGCTTGCCATCCTTCAATGGTGGGGGTTCAATGTCACCGTGATTATCATGAACAAGTGGATCTTTCAG AAACTGGATTTCAAATTTCCTCTGTCAGTGTCATGTATTCACTTCATATGCTCTGCTATTGGAGCCTATCTAGTAATCAAGGTACTGAAGCTTAAGCCACTGATAGTGGTTGACCCTGAAGATCGCTGGAGACGGATATTTCCCATGTCATTTGTATTCTGTATTAACATAGTGTTGGGGAACGTGAGTTTGCGTTACATTCCAGTTTCTTTTATGCAGACTATAAAGTCATTCACTCCTGCAACAACAG TTGTTTTGCAGTGGATGGTTTGGAGAAAATACTTTGAATGGCGAATTTGGGCTTCTTTGGTACCCATTGTTGGAGGAATTCTTCTTACATCTGTCACAGAGCTCAGCTTTAATATGTTTGGATTTTGTGCTGCCTTATTTGGCTGTCTGGCTACTTCCACAAAGACCATACTTGCGGAGTCTTTGTTGCATGGATATAAATTTGATAG cATAAACACAGTGTACTACATGGCACCTTTTGCAACCATGATCTTGGCAGTGCCAGCTATGGTACTTGAAGGTCCTGGTGTTATAGATTGGTTTCAAACTCACGAGTCTATTGGTCCGGCCCTCATCATCATTTTCAGTTCTGGGGTTTTGGCTTTCTGCCTCAACTTCTCCATCTTCTATGTGATTCACTCAACAACTGCTGTCACATTTAATGTTGCTGGAAATCTTAAG GTTGCAGTTGCTGTCATGGTTTCATGGCTTATATTCAGAAATCCAATCTCAGCTATAAACGCAGTTGGATGCTCAGTGACACTCGTGGGCTGCACATTCTATGGATATGTGAGGCACAAGCTCTCCCAACAGCCTCCAGGGACTCCTAGGACACCCCGGACACCACGGAGCAGGATGGAGCTGCTCCCCCTTGTAAACGATAAACTAGATGATAAGGTCTGA
- the LOC100248801 gene encoding uncharacterized protein LOC100248801, which produces MPSSGSFLRQLSGKEAWKSSSKRWGGNNSRHGDGGCERSLKQMEGLHMYGGENGGLVMRKRVMVVVDHTSNSKHAMMWALTHVTNKGDILTLLHIIPPSHKGSERPTESSSSPYLANSLGSLCKACKPEVEVEALVIQGPRLATVVSQVKKLEVSVLVLGQKKPSPLINCLCGASSTQGFVEQCINNAECLTIGVRKQSKDMGGYLISTRWQKNFWLLA; this is translated from the exons ATGCCAAGTTCAGGTTCATTTTTGAGGCAACTGAGTGGGAAAGAGGCttggaaatcatcatcaaagagATGGGGTGGAAATAATAGCAGGCATGGTGATGGAGGGTGTGAGAGAAGTTTGAAACAAATGGAAGGGCTTCACATGTATGGTGGTGAGAATGGCGGGTTGGTGATGAGGAAGAgagtgatggtggtggtggatcATACTTCAAATTCCAAGCATGCAATGATGTGGGCACTAACACATGTCACCAACAAGGGGGATATCCTGACTCTCCTTCACATCATTCCTCCCTCCCATAAGGGCTCTGAGAGGCCAACTgagtcttcttcttctccttaccTTGCTAACTCACTCGGGTCCCTTTGCAAGGCTTGTAAACCCGAG GTGGAAGTGGAGGCATTGGTAATCCAAGGGCCAAGGCTGGCCACAGTGGTAAGCCAAGTGAAGAAGCTAGAGGTGTCTGTGCTAGTGCTGGGTCAGAAGAAGCCCTCTCCACTCATCAATTG TTTATGTGGAGCCAGCAGCACCCAGGGGTTTGTGGAGCAGTGCATCAACAACGCAGAGTGCTTGACCATTGGAGTCAGGAAACAGAGCAAAGACATGGGTGGCTACCTCATCAGCACCAGGTGGCAGAAGAACTTCTGGCTCTTGGCATAG
- the LOC100260849 gene encoding uncharacterized protein LOC100260849 isoform X2, translating to MKTIIVIMKSEQNWWFPFYKPLNPNGSKKFQESIGKMEWGNRVMSIAARAANNNTVINVLLVGSFAALTVRSVNQQRNIEALEAEKESLVKTNKALKKTVWDWKQQLFGEPQPVPLARLKAIYGEAPPLQTAGDAEKEDSKSSVPKFMV from the exons ATGAAAACAATAATAGTAATTATGAAAAGTGAACAAAATTGGTGGTTTCCATTTTATAAACCCTTAAACCCAAACGGAAGTAAAAAATTTCAGGAATCAATTGGGAAAATGGAGTGGGGAAACAGAGTGATGAGTATTGCAGCGAGAGCAGCAAACAACAACACAGTCATCAACGTGCTCTTGGTAGGATCATTCGCGGCCTTAACCGTGAGATCAGTGAACCAACAAAGGAACATTGAAGCCCTAGAAGCAGAGAAGGAGTCGCTGGTCAAGACCAATAAGGCCCTCAAGAAGACCGTGTGGGATTGGAAACAGCAGCTCTTTGGCGAACCACAGCCCGTCCCTCTCGCTAGGCTCAAAGCCATTTACGGCGAAGCCCCACCTCTTCAAACTG CAGGAGATGCTGAGAAGGAAGATTCAAAATCATCTGTCCCTAAATTTATGGTCTGA